The genomic region AGCGGGCTGGCTCTGGCGCTGGCTGGGCGCCGAGGACGTTTCGGACCACGACGCCGACCAGCTGCCTGACGACACCTACAGCACCTCCGCCCCGCAGGCCCAGAAAGAGGAGCTGGAGCGGCTGCGGGCCAGTATGCAGGCCGAGCTGGGCGCCCAGCTACAGGCGCTGGAAACCCGTGAGAAAGAACGGGAACACAGCATCACCCAGCTGCGTCGGCAGCTCACCACGGCCCCGCCCGTAACGGCCGAAGCCCAGGCCCTGCAGGTGCAGCTGGCCGTCGAGAACCAGGAGAAGGAGCGCCTGGAGGCAGCCATGCGTGCCGCCAGCACCGATCTGGAGGAACGCAACCACGCCCTCGACAGCCGCATCCGGCAGTTGGAAGGTCTGATGCAGCAGCTCCAGCAGGGCACTCCAGCCTCAGCAGGTTCGCCTTCGGGAGCCGCCAGCGTGTCGGCCAGCCAGCCCACGCCGCGGCTGGCCTGGCCTCAGGCCAAGCAGCAGCTCCGGCAGTGGCGACGGTATAAGAAACAGGCAGCTATGGCCGGCGCCGGAGTGCTGGGCGCGGGCCTAGTGTGGTGGGGCGTGCGCGCGGCTACGGCCGGGCCGCCGGTGCCGTTTCAGGAAGGCGGGCGCTGGGGCTACCTCACTGCCCACGCCGATACGCTGGTGCCCGCCCGCTACACTTCCGCAGGACCCTTCGAGGCCGAAAACCGGGCGGTGGTGGAGCAGAACGGGGTATTCGGGTTTCTTGATGAAGAAGGTGCGGAAGCCGTGCCGCTTGCCTACGATGCCCTGCAGCCCTACGCCGGCGGCTACGCCCGCGCCCGCATCGGCAAACTCTACACGTTTCTGGATTTGCAGGGCCAGGAATTCAACACCTACTACTACGCGGCGCGGCCCTTCAGCGAAGGCAAAGCCGCGGTGCTGGACCGCCGCGGCTGGTTCTACATCACGGGGCTCGAAGAAGCGGCCAAGGAGCCGGTTATCTTTCAGGAGGCCTACGCTTTCCGGGAGGAACTGGCCCGCGTGAAGCGCAACGGCCACTATACGTTTATCACGGAGGACTATCTCGACGACCCCACGGAGGGCACCGAGCCCTTTGGCGCCTACGAAAGTGCGGCTGACTTCGTGGAGGGCCGCGCCCGGGTAACCCAGCAGGGCCGCACGTTCTACATTGATACCGACGCCGACGAGGTGAAGTAGGCGGTCTGACCTTGGCGGCCGCTAGTCGTCGTGCTTTTTGCCTTTGTGCTTTTTATAGCGGCCTTTTCCGCGGCCTCCAACCCATTTGGCCCAGCCCGGCAAGGCCTGCACATACACCAGGCCGCGGCTCGGGGCCGCACTGCCGGCCACGGGCTGCAGCACCACCCGGTCGGCCTGGGCGGTGGCGGCGGTAGCTTGGCCATTCAGGTCGCAGCCACTGCCGTTGCGCAGCTCGGTGCGGCGGCCGTCGGGCGCTACCACAAACCCATCGTGCGTGACGGTGCGGCCGTTGGGCAGGTGTACGTCGTGGGCCATGGGGCGGGGCTGGCCGTTGCGCAGTACATACATGGTGCCGTCGCGGCGCAGAAA from Hymenobacter canadensis harbors:
- a CDS encoding DUF6799 domain-containing protein, with amino-acid sequence MKYLLPALLGMLLALPIAAQAQTNDGFLRRDGTMYVLRNGQPRPMAHDVHLPNGRTVTHDGFVVAPDGRRTELRNGSGCDLNGQATAATAQADRVVLQPVAGSAAPSRGLVYVQALPGWAKWVGGRGKGRYKKHKGKKHDD
- a CDS encoding WG repeat-containing protein, with the protein product MLHTYLPIPFADATKQQQFDDLRAALLAEIGASTTLLLGNLAVGPAEEVLDAVLIRPHSIVLLLLLPGGGALHIPDFGFSAWRLAGRPLTGSAGADNPFQQFSQQKEALAAWLRPQLPAEAANLNFIGGLALFEQPLVLGPEIEERMSSVPASSSFHLLPNPANCTRRLRQLATPEIDLTPAEITQLAHDLGQQGIDNQPYEAASAYAAEPEPAGPVAQADADPEASQPQHLRPAPANLASPEATQLRRAAGWLWRWLGAEDVSDHDADQLPDDTYSTSAPQAQKEELERLRASMQAELGAQLQALETREKEREHSITQLRRQLTTAPPVTAEAQALQVQLAVENQEKERLEAAMRAASTDLEERNHALDSRIRQLEGLMQQLQQGTPASAGSPSGAASVSASQPTPRLAWPQAKQQLRQWRRYKKQAAMAGAGVLGAGLVWWGVRAATAGPPVPFQEGGRWGYLTAHADTLVPARYTSAGPFEAENRAVVEQNGVFGFLDEEGAEAVPLAYDALQPYAGGYARARIGKLYTFLDLQGQEFNTYYYAARPFSEGKAAVLDRRGWFYITGLEEAAKEPVIFQEAYAFREELARVKRNGHYTFITEDYLDDPTEGTEPFGAYESAADFVEGRARVTQQGRTFYIDTDADEVK